From one Thermoanaerobaculum aquaticum genomic stretch:
- a CDS encoding prepilin-type N-terminal cleavage/methylation domain-containing protein produces MKHRGFSLVELLAVLALLAFIALVVTVQVLAIIQKNELQTQAQEVKAFLQEVPQLVSKHQQPLWVFFRPTGGTGPGGILQVTRDENGTQVLRQLQIKNTIAFGLTADVKWSNWENPSSGVYRIGCDTFFRTVKVSPSAGTEQIGSQAIAVFTHQKMKTGNLRPQYVWKLYINPVWEVSVNKEWSDT; encoded by the coding sequence ATGAAGCACCGTGGTTTTTCTTTGGTGGAGCTCCTGGCGGTGCTGGCGCTCTTGGCTTTCATTGCCTTGGTGGTCACGGTGCAGGTATTGGCAATTATTCAAAAAAACGAACTGCAAACCCAGGCGCAAGAGGTGAAAGCGTTTCTGCAAGAGGTGCCGCAACTGGTTAGCAAACACCAGCAGCCACTTTGGGTATTTTTTAGGCCCACGGGAGGTACCGGCCCCGGCGGTATCCTCCAGGTAACCAGGGACGAAAACGGAACCCAAGTCTTGCGGCAGCTCCAAATCAAGAACACAATTGCTTTTGGTCTCACCGCAGATGTGAAATGGTCGAACTGGGAAAACCCGTCGTCAGGCGTCTACAGGATAGGCTGTGACACCTTCTTCCGCACGGTGAAGGTAAGCCCTTCGGCGGGTACCGAACAAATCGGGAGCCAAGCAATCGCCGTGTTCACGCATCAAAAGATGAAAACCGGTAATCTGCGGCCGCAATACGTCTGGAAGCTCTACATCAACCCAGTCTGGGAAGTCAGCGTGAACAAAGAATGGTCTGACACCTAA